Proteins from a single region of Hermetia illucens chromosome 3, iHerIll2.2.curated.20191125, whole genome shotgun sequence:
- the LOC119650598 gene encoding cytochrome c-type heme lyase, whose translation MGNTVSAAEVLAAEITRPITGSTKAHHSDEHMTGVPPPECPMHKSLAPAKPVYKSECPVKQDGNDINPLNMMPPANQQPAPDQPFPLPTERQVSSIPKVTEDGRTEFWVYPSQQMFWNAMLRKGWRWKKEDIEKKDMEHIIKIHNANNEQAWREVLKWEALHANECSNPKLKSFGGKATEYSPRARIRHLLGYEYPFDRHDWIIDRCGKDVRYIIDYYDGGVVDNEYKFAILDVRPAMDSFENIWDRMRVAYMRWKYDREETKPSAHSE comes from the exons ATGGGGAACACGGTATCCGCAGCGGAGGTTTTAGCCGCGGAAATTACTCGGCCGATCACAGGCTCAACCAAAGCCCATCACAGCGATGAACATATGACCGGCGTGCCACCACCAGAATGTCCCATGCACAAGTCTCTGGCCCCAGCCAAACCAGTATATAAGTCAGAGTGTCCAGTGAAGCAGGATGGAAACGACATAAATCCTCTCAATATGATGCCACCGGCGAACCAACAGCCTGCACCTGACCAGCCCTTCCCGTTGCCCACCGAAAGGCAAGTTTCGAGCATACCCAAAGTAACGGAGGACGGGCGCACTGAATTCTGGGTGTACCCGAGCCAACAAATGTTCTGGAACGCAATGCTGCGGAAAGGTTGGCGATGGAAGAAAGAAGACATCGAGAAGAAGGACATGGAACACATCATCAAAATTCATAACGCAAACAACGAGCAGGCATGGCGTGAGGTGTTGAAGTGGGAGGCGCTGCATGCAAACGAGTGCAGTAATCCGAAGCTGAAGAGTTTCGGTGGAAAAGCAACAGAATACAGCCCACGGGCCCGAATCCGGCATTTATTGGG CTACGAGTACCCATTCGACAGACACGACTGGATCATCGACCGATGCGGCAAGGACGTTCGTTACATTATTGACTACTACGACGGCGGCGTGGTTGACAACGAATACAAATTTGCTATACTCGACGTCCGCCCAGCAATGGATTCCTTCGAAAACATCTGGGATCGCATGCGTGTTGCGTACATGAGGTGGAAGTATGACAGGGAGGAGACCAAACCCTCCGCGCATTCAGAATAG